In Vicinamibacteria bacterium, the following proteins share a genomic window:
- a CDS encoding protein kinase yields the protein MIPVLGEIASHYRLLERLGEGGMGEVYRAEDLRLRRPVALKMLRPEAHRDEEARARLLREARAASALNHPNIAVIYEVDELDRGEGPVPFIAMEYVAGRTLAELSRRPDLDLDAILDTVGQVAEALAEAHARGVVHRDVKPSNVMVTESGRVKVLDFGLAHRQVLAGDIESTWSRDPARRSAAGELAGTVAYMAPEQALGQETDGRADIFSLGVVLYELLSGHPPFVGANAVQILDGILRRDPPALVPRLTDPRLPGVEAILLRMLAKDRDQRQADMREVCTELSAVRNGSPLPAPAPLPPGAPAVAVMSFINITRNHEDDWLGTGIAETVTADLRSAEGLTVVARGRIHEMLRKLGAGGGEADEGVALRAGRELGARWVLLGGFQRAGETVRVTARLTEVQTGLVVHTVKIDGRLSEIFELQDRIARELSSALRLTPAPAERGPDETRVIEAYEAFAKGVINLQVETFESLDRAVFLFERAVELDPAYARAHLELGSAYANKADYLAIPALHERALASFRKALALRPGLVRGWRELGAVLVSLCREDEGVQAIRRALELDPEDAGALGAMGRAHFVGLARFREATAYYEKALVRNPQAGWSALQLSHCLALLGEFARGEAVAQRAVELQEAFLSGQEGILIVGAYMRLGHLASLQGRHGEAIQHFQRELAFMQRVDHALRNRTSIELHMRLGAALLGEGRREEAGAAFATALEGFEQRIRLGADDPFTRYYAACIHALRGETGEALDCLEKAAAMRRRFTITRARIEPALGGLRGEARFRELVGQG from the coding sequence ATGATCCCTGTGCTTGGCGAGATCGCGTCCCACTACCGCTTGCTGGAGCGCCTGGGGGAGGGCGGGATGGGCGAAGTGTACCGAGCGGAGGACCTGCGGCTGCGCCGGCCGGTGGCTCTGAAGATGCTCCGCCCGGAGGCCCACCGCGACGAGGAGGCGCGCGCCCGCTTGTTGCGGGAGGCCCGCGCCGCCTCCGCCCTGAACCACCCCAACATCGCCGTCATTTACGAGGTCGACGAGCTGGACCGCGGGGAGGGCCCCGTCCCCTTCATCGCCATGGAGTACGTGGCCGGCCGCACCTTGGCCGAGCTCTCCCGTCGGCCCGACCTGGACTTGGACGCCATCCTCGACACCGTGGGCCAGGTAGCGGAGGCCCTGGCCGAAGCCCACGCCCGGGGGGTGGTGCACCGGGACGTGAAGCCGTCCAACGTGATGGTGACGGAGAGCGGCCGGGTCAAGGTGCTGGATTTCGGCCTCGCCCACCGGCAGGTCCTGGCCGGCGATATCGAGTCGACATGGAGCCGCGATCCCGCCCGCCGCTCGGCGGCGGGCGAGCTGGCGGGGACGGTGGCCTACATGGCACCGGAGCAAGCCCTGGGACAGGAGACCGACGGCCGCGCCGACATCTTTTCCCTGGGCGTCGTCCTGTACGAGCTTCTGTCCGGACATCCGCCCTTCGTCGGTGCCAACGCGGTCCAGATCCTGGACGGAATCCTGCGCCGGGACCCACCCGCGCTGGTCCCCCGCCTGACCGATCCTCGGCTGCCCGGGGTCGAGGCCATCCTCCTACGGATGCTGGCCAAGGACCGGGACCAGCGGCAGGCGGACATGCGCGAGGTCTGCACGGAGCTCTCGGCGGTGAGGAACGGGAGCCCGCTCCCGGCCCCCGCTCCCCTGCCCCCCGGCGCCCCCGCAGTGGCCGTCATGAGCTTCATCAACATCACGAGGAACCATGAGGATGACTGGCTCGGAACGGGCATCGCGGAGACGGTGACGGCGGACCTGAGGAGCGCGGAAGGCTTGACCGTCGTGGCCCGCGGGCGCATCCACGAGATGCTGCGCAAGCTGGGCGCGGGAGGGGGAGAAGCGGATGAGGGCGTGGCCCTGCGCGCGGGGCGTGAGCTCGGGGCCCGTTGGGTCCTGCTGGGCGGTTTCCAGCGCGCGGGGGAGACCGTGCGGGTGACGGCCCGCCTGACGGAGGTCCAGACGGGCCTGGTCGTGCACACGGTCAAGATCGATGGACGCCTCTCGGAGATCTTCGAGCTCCAGGACCGGATTGCACGGGAGCTGTCTTCCGCCCTGCGTCTGACGCCTGCCCCCGCCGAGCGTGGCCCCGACGAAACCCGCGTCATCGAAGCCTACGAGGCCTTCGCCAAGGGCGTCATCAACCTGCAGGTGGAGACTTTTGAGTCGCTGGACCGGGCGGTGTTCCTCTTCGAGCGGGCGGTGGAGCTCGACCCCGCCTACGCGCGGGCCCACCTCGAGTTGGGCTCGGCCTACGCCAACAAAGCCGACTATTTGGCCATCCCCGCCCTCCACGAGCGGGCCCTGGCCAGCTTTCGCAAGGCTCTCGCGCTGCGTCCCGGCCTCGTCCGCGGCTGGCGCGAGCTGGGCGCCGTCCTCGTCTCCCTCTGCCGCGAGGACGAGGGGGTCCAGGCCATCCGCCGGGCGCTGGAGCTGGACCCCGAGGACGCCGGCGCCTTGGGGGCAATGGGCCGGGCCCACTTCGTGGGCCTGGCCCGCTTCCGGGAGGCGACGGCGTACTACGAGAAAGCGCTCGTCCGGAACCCCCAGGCGGGCTGGTCGGCCCTCCAGCTCTCGCACTGCCTGGCCCTGCTCGGCGAGTTCGCGCGGGGGGAGGCCGTGGCCCAACGCGCGGTGGAGCTGCAGGAGGCTTTCCTCTCGGGTCAGGAGGGGATTCTCATCGTGGGCGCCTACATGCGGCTGGGGCACCTGGCCTCTCTCCAGGGCCGACACGGCGAGGCCATCCAACACTTCCAGCGGGAGCTGGCCTTCATGCAACGCGTCGATCACGCCCTCCGAAATCGAACCTCCATCGAGCTGCACATGCGGCTGGGCGCTGCCCTTTTGGGCGAGGGGAGGAGGGAGGAGGCGGGCGCGGCCTTCGCGACCGCCCTCGAGGGTTTCGAGCAGCGGATCCGCCTGGGCGCCGACGACCCCTTCACCCGCTACTACGCTGCTTGCATTCACGCTCTCCGCGGGGAGACCGGGGAGGCCTTGGATTGCCTGGAGAAGGCGGCCGCCATGCGTCGCCGCTTCACGATCACCCGCGCCCGGATCGAGCCCGCGCTGGGGGGCCTGCGCGGCGAGGCCCGGTTTCGGGAGCTCGTCGGTCAGGGCTGA
- a CDS encoding glycosyltransferase family 39 protein, whose translation MATPRPDPTSEGVPLARGLLAGLSTAKLLIHVLLANRYGYFRDELYFLDCGRHLDWGYVDHAPLIGLVARLALFLGGSLPALRIFPAVAGAALVALTGLIAWRLGGGRFAQGLAGLAVIVMPIYLGIDSILTMNAFEPLFWMGCVYLLVRIIQTGSSRLWIPFGVLAGLGLMNKHSTAFFLLAVAIGLLLSPERRELRRPGPWLACAVALLIFLPNLWWQVQHGFPTLEDLRNVARIGKNVVLGPAAFVGQQILIIHPVLMPVWLTGLGYLLLARRGRYRALGVAFVAFFLMLFALKGKNYYLAPIYPMLLAAGAVAIEDGLARGPRWLRGLWPKVRIVAVILVAGAVTAPLVLPLLPPEKYVAYQTWLGVRPPRTEVHHDGPLPQLFGDQFGWEELTVEVASIYAALSPEERARAGVFANNYGEAGAIDLFGPRYGLPAAISAHQTYFFWGPRGFQGDVLIVLQDNRQSLERLCASVEQAGEHYHPWGMEEENGPIFVCRGLRTPLVELWPRLKNWN comes from the coding sequence GTGGCCACACCTCGCCCGGACCCGACCTCGGAGGGAGTCCCCCTTGCCCGAGGCCTCCTGGCCGGCCTGAGCACGGCCAAGCTGCTCATCCACGTCCTCCTCGCCAATCGCTATGGCTACTTCCGCGACGAGCTCTACTTCCTGGATTGCGGCCGGCACCTAGACTGGGGCTACGTCGATCACGCTCCCCTCATCGGCCTCGTGGCCAGGCTCGCCCTCTTCCTTGGTGGCTCGCTGCCCGCGCTGCGGATCTTTCCCGCGGTGGCGGGGGCGGCGCTGGTGGCCCTGACGGGCTTGATCGCCTGGCGGCTGGGAGGCGGGCGCTTCGCTCAGGGCCTCGCCGGTCTGGCCGTCATCGTCATGCCCATCTACCTGGGCATCGACAGCATCCTCACCATGAACGCGTTCGAGCCCCTCTTCTGGATGGGGTGCGTGTATTTGCTGGTCCGCATCATTCAAACCGGGTCATCCCGCTTGTGGATTCCCTTCGGGGTCCTGGCCGGCCTCGGCCTCATGAACAAGCATTCGACGGCCTTCTTCCTGCTCGCGGTGGCAATCGGCCTGCTCCTCAGCCCCGAGAGGCGCGAGCTGCGCAGACCGGGGCCTTGGCTGGCTTGCGCCGTCGCTCTCTTGATCTTCCTCCCCAACCTCTGGTGGCAGGTCCAGCACGGCTTCCCGACCCTCGAGGATCTCCGGAACGTAGCCCGTATCGGCAAGAACGTCGTGCTGGGGCCGGCGGCGTTTGTGGGCCAGCAGATCCTCATCATCCATCCCGTGCTCATGCCCGTCTGGCTCACCGGGCTGGGTTATCTGCTCCTCGCTCGGCGGGGCCGGTATCGCGCCCTGGGGGTCGCGTTCGTGGCCTTCTTTCTGATGCTCTTCGCGCTCAAGGGCAAGAACTACTACCTGGCCCCCATCTACCCGATGCTTCTTGCCGCGGGGGCGGTGGCCATCGAGGACGGCCTCGCCCGCGGGCCACGCTGGCTCCGCGGCCTCTGGCCGAAGGTCCGCATCGTGGCCGTGATCCTGGTCGCGGGCGCGGTGACCGCCCCCTTGGTCCTGCCCCTGCTCCCGCCCGAGAAGTACGTCGCCTACCAGACGTGGCTCGGCGTCCGCCCGCCCCGGACCGAGGTTCACCATGACGGCCCGCTGCCCCAACTCTTCGGCGACCAGTTCGGTTGGGAGGAGCTGACCGTCGAGGTAGCGAGCATTTACGCCGCCCTTTCCCCGGAGGAGCGCGCGCGCGCAGGCGTCTTTGCGAACAACTACGGAGAGGCGGGCGCCATCGACCTCTTCGGCCCGCGCTACGGGCTACCCGCCGCCATCAGCGCGCACCAGACCTATTTCTTCTGGGGACCGCGGGGATTCCAGGGAGACGTGCTGATCGTGCTCCAGGATAACCGGCAGAGCCTGGAAAGGCTCTGCGCGTCCGTGGAGCAGGCGGGCGAGCACTATCACCCCTGGGGTATGGAGGAAGAGAATGGCCCCATCTTCGTCTGCCGCGGCTTGCGCACGCCGCTGGTCGAGCTCTGGCCCCGGCTCAAGAATTGGAATTAG
- a CDS encoding BtpA/SgcQ family protein — MDPRRLVASLFGAPRVLIGVIHLDALPGTPAAAKGVEAIAEKAVGEARIYAAAGFQGLMIENMHDRPYLKGAVGPEVVAAMAVAGREVRRAVPLPLGVQVLAGANREALAVAHACGASFVRGEGFVFAHVADEGLIESSAGDVLRYRRAIGAEGVRVFADIKKKHAAHAITADVDLEETAHAAEFFLADAVIVTGPATGRPADPEEVRRVSAAAGVPTLVGSGVSAENIRDYAAADAFIVGSSLKEGGLWSNPLDPARAQALVRAFAKLPTVQG, encoded by the coding sequence ATGGATCCCCGCCGCCTCGTGGCCTCTCTCTTCGGCGCTCCCCGCGTCCTCATCGGCGTGATCCACCTTGACGCGCTGCCGGGGACGCCCGCTGCCGCCAAGGGCGTCGAGGCCATCGCGGAGAAAGCGGTGGGGGAAGCCCGGATCTATGCCGCGGCCGGCTTCCAGGGCCTGATGATCGAGAACATGCATGACCGACCGTACCTCAAAGGAGCGGTGGGGCCGGAGGTGGTGGCCGCCATGGCGGTGGCGGGCCGCGAGGTCCGCCGGGCGGTGCCCCTGCCCCTCGGGGTGCAGGTGCTGGCGGGGGCGAACCGCGAGGCTCTGGCCGTGGCCCACGCCTGCGGGGCGTCCTTCGTGCGGGGGGAGGGCTTCGTCTTCGCCCACGTGGCCGACGAAGGCCTGATCGAATCCAGTGCGGGGGACGTGCTGCGCTACCGGCGGGCCATCGGCGCAGAGGGGGTCCGCGTCTTCGCGGACATAAAGAAGAAGCACGCCGCCCACGCCATCACCGCGGACGTGGACCTCGAGGAGACCGCGCACGCGGCGGAGTTCTTCCTGGCCGACGCCGTCATCGTCACCGGGCCGGCCACCGGCCGTCCCGCCGACCCCGAGGAAGTGCGGAGGGTGAGCGCGGCGGCGGGAGTGCCCACCCTCGTGGGTTCGGGGGTGAGCGCGGAGAATATCCGGGACTACGCAGCCGCGGATGCCTTCATCGTCGGCTCCTCCCTCAAGGAGGGCGGGCTCTGGTCCAACCCTCTTGACCCCGCCCGGGCCCAGGCCCTGGTCCGCGCCTTCGCGAAGCTGCCCACGGTACAGGGCTAG
- a CDS encoding nuclear transport factor 2 family protein, with protein sequence MRWLLTGVTLLAAVVPVETSSESRADLARQVWDTERAFAKTMADRDHQAFASFLAVEAVFLSAQGTLRGQPAVAQGWKALYEQPHAPFSWEPERVEVLDSGTLALSTGPVRDPGGNRVGTFTSVWRREEEGKWRIVLDSGCPPCRCP encoded by the coding sequence ATGAGATGGCTGTTGACCGGGGTGACCCTCCTGGCCGCCGTCGTCCCCGTCGAGACGTCCTCCGAGTCGCGGGCTGACCTCGCCCGCCAGGTCTGGGACACGGAGCGGGCCTTCGCCAAGACCATGGCCGATCGCGATCACCAGGCTTTTGCGTCCTTCCTCGCCGTGGAGGCGGTTTTCCTGTCCGCCCAGGGCACCTTGCGCGGCCAGCCGGCCGTAGCCCAAGGCTGGAAGGCGCTTTACGAGCAACCCCACGCCCCCTTCTCTTGGGAGCCGGAGCGGGTCGAGGTGCTCGACTCCGGCACCCTGGCCCTGAGTACCGGCCCGGTGCGCGATCCAGGGGGGAACCGCGTCGGAACCTTCACCTCGGTCTGGCGCCGGGAGGAGGAGGGAAAATGGAGGATCGTCCTCGACAGCGGCTGTCCTCCCTGCCGTTGCCCCTGA
- a CDS encoding xanthine dehydrogenase family protein molybdopterin-binding subunit: MTPAGLSRRTFLRAGVSGGAALVIGFRFSADLGAQGPQERKAPNPFDAWIRMDKEGEVTLIVAKSEMGQGVLTSMAMILAEELDVEWPSVRVEQAPTQPTVYDHGTGGSGSVRTSWLPLRQAGAAARAMLVQAAAAAWQVNANTCRTEKGTVVHGPRLKRLPYRDLVAAASRLPVPDLKTVSLKNPAEFVVVGESLARTDIPSKVDGSARYGLDVRVPGMLFAVVARCPVFGGRPAKFDPARALAVPGVRRVVEIPPVAQGAHSAGGVAVVADNTWAAMQGREALKIEWNLGPHAAESSSALLKKCEELSQLPGKIVRNDGDALAALAGAGRKLEAVYQLPFQAHATMEPMNCTVDIRADRAEAWVPSQGPQWALDVIAKIGELKPEAVTVHTTLMGGGFGRRYQADFVVEAAQVSKAVGAPIHLVWTREDDIQHDFYRPAAYHRLSAALDGEGRPRAWMHRLVSTSISDFWHPDQARPEESEIGGAVNLPYAFPSVRVEFSPAPTGVPVAWWRSVEHSINGFVTESFLDEVAAAAKVDPLELRRRLLAEPRQIRLPPDNESVLNTSRLKAVVELAAARAGWTQPLPPGRGRGLACHFSFDTYVAEVAEVSVDQDGGVRVHRVVCAVDCGRAVNPDGVRAQMESAIVYGLSAALKGGITIAEGRVQQNNFYDFEVLRINEMPVVEVHIVPSREAPTGAGEPGLPPIAAAVGNAIFAATGKRIRRLPIQPADLA, encoded by the coding sequence ATGACCCCCGCCGGTCTGTCGCGGCGCACTTTCTTGAGGGCGGGGGTGAGCGGGGGTGCGGCCCTGGTCATCGGCTTCCGCTTCTCCGCAGATTTGGGGGCCCAAGGGCCGCAGGAGAGGAAGGCCCCCAACCCGTTCGACGCCTGGATCCGGATGGACAAGGAAGGCGAGGTCACCCTGATCGTGGCCAAGTCCGAGATGGGCCAAGGCGTCCTGACGTCGATGGCCATGATCTTGGCCGAAGAGCTGGACGTCGAGTGGCCAAGCGTTCGCGTCGAGCAGGCCCCCACCCAGCCCACCGTCTACGACCACGGGACCGGGGGCAGCGGCAGCGTCCGCACCTCCTGGCTGCCCCTGCGCCAGGCGGGGGCGGCGGCCCGGGCCATGCTCGTCCAAGCCGCGGCCGCGGCTTGGCAGGTGAACGCCAACACCTGCAGGACGGAGAAGGGGACCGTGGTCCACGGCCCGCGGCTGAAGCGGCTCCCCTACCGGGATCTGGTGGCCGCCGCTTCCCGTCTGCCCGTCCCCGATCTCAAGACGGTGAGCCTCAAGAACCCCGCCGAGTTCGTGGTCGTCGGGGAGTCGCTCGCCCGCACCGACATCCCCTCCAAGGTGGATGGCAGCGCCCGCTATGGCCTCGACGTGCGGGTGCCGGGCATGCTCTTCGCGGTCGTGGCCCGCTGCCCCGTCTTCGGAGGGCGGCCCGCCAAGTTCGACCCCGCCCGCGCCCTGGCCGTGCCGGGCGTGCGCCGGGTGGTGGAGATCCCGCCCGTGGCGCAGGGGGCCCACAGCGCGGGTGGTGTGGCGGTGGTGGCGGACAACACCTGGGCCGCCATGCAGGGGCGCGAGGCCTTGAAGATCGAGTGGAACCTGGGACCCCACGCCGCTGAGAGCAGCTCCGCGCTGCTCAAGAAGTGTGAGGAGCTGTCGCAGCTGCCCGGCAAGATCGTCCGCAACGACGGCGACGCCTTGGCCGCGCTCGCCGGCGCGGGCCGCAAGCTGGAGGCCGTCTACCAGCTCCCCTTCCAGGCCCACGCCACCATGGAGCCTATGAACTGCACGGTGGACATTCGCGCCGACCGGGCGGAGGCTTGGGTTCCCTCGCAGGGCCCGCAATGGGCGCTGGACGTGATCGCGAAGATCGGCGAGCTCAAGCCCGAAGCCGTCACCGTCCACACCACGCTCATGGGAGGCGGATTCGGCCGGCGGTATCAGGCCGACTTCGTGGTCGAGGCCGCCCAGGTGTCGAAGGCCGTGGGCGCCCCCATCCACCTGGTCTGGACGCGGGAAGACGACATCCAGCACGATTTCTACCGGCCCGCGGCCTACCATCGGCTGAGCGCGGCCCTCGACGGGGAGGGCCGGCCCCGTGCCTGGATGCACCGGCTGGTCTCGACCTCCATCAGTGACTTTTGGCATCCCGACCAGGCCCGGCCCGAGGAGAGCGAGATCGGGGGCGCCGTCAACCTGCCCTACGCGTTTCCGAGTGTGCGGGTGGAGTTCTCACCCGCGCCCACCGGAGTGCCCGTGGCCTGGTGGCGGTCGGTGGAGCACTCGATCAACGGCTTCGTCACCGAGAGCTTCCTGGACGAGGTGGCGGCCGCGGCCAAGGTGGACCCCCTGGAGCTGCGGCGGCGCCTGCTGGCCGAGCCACGCCAGATCCGGCTCCCCCCGGACAACGAGTCCGTCCTCAACACCTCCCGGCTCAAGGCGGTGGTGGAGCTGGCGGCCGCGCGCGCGGGCTGGACCCAGCCCCTTCCCCCGGGGCGGGGCCGCGGCCTCGCGTGCCACTTCTCATTCGACACCTACGTGGCCGAGGTGGCGGAGGTGTCGGTGGACCAGGACGGCGGCGTGCGCGTCCACCGCGTGGTCTGCGCGGTGGACTGCGGGCGGGCGGTGAACCCGGACGGGGTACGGGCGCAGATGGAGAGCGCGATCGTTTACGGGCTCAGCGCCGCCCTCAAGGGCGGTATCACCATCGCCGAAGGCCGCGTGCAGCAAAACAACTTCTACGACTTTGAGGTGCTGCGCATCAACGAGATGCCCGTGGTGGAGGTGCATATCGTGCCCAGCCGCGAAGCCCCGACCGGAGCCGGGGAGCCGGGGCTGCCTCCGATCGCGGCCGCAGTCGGGAACGCGATCTTCGCCGCTACCGGCAAGCGGATTCGGCGTCTGCCCATCCAGCCCGCCGACTTGGCTTGA
- a CDS encoding (2Fe-2S)-binding protein — MAAYTLIVNGQSRRVEAEPGTPLLWVLRDGLSLTGTKFGCGVAQCGACTVHVDGEAIRSCMAAIETVGDHKITTIEGLSPDRSHPLQQAWIAEQVPQCGYCQSGMLMTAAELLARKPKPTDEDIDAALGGHICRCGTYQRIRRAVHRAAEGKGVAR, encoded by the coding sequence ATGGCCGCTTACACCCTCATCGTCAACGGCCAGAGCCGGCGCGTGGAGGCGGAGCCGGGCACGCCCCTGCTCTGGGTACTGCGCGACGGGCTCAGCCTCACGGGCACCAAGTTCGGGTGCGGGGTCGCCCAATGCGGGGCCTGCACCGTGCACGTCGACGGCGAGGCCATACGCTCGTGCATGGCCGCCATAGAAACCGTGGGCGACCACAAGATCACGACCATCGAAGGTCTATCCCCGGACCGCAGCCACCCCCTCCAACAGGCCTGGATCGCGGAACAGGTGCCGCAGTGCGGCTACTGCCAGTCCGGCATGCTGATGACCGCGGCCGAACTCCTGGCGCGAAAGCCCAAACCCACCGACGAGGACATCGACGCCGCCTTGGGCGGGCACATCTGCCGCTGCGGGACCTATCAGCGCATCCGGCGCGCCGTCCACCGGGCCGCGGAGGGCAAGGGAGTCGCGCGATGA
- a CDS encoding DUF3014 domain-containing protein: MPDLDDFDLDRTAKDAGAPPPPEPWGGPRPALPLTAWVAGLGLLIAGISALLYFFLPRPHAPSPAPPPTPTAASPSPGAPSPESIPLPALDASDALVRELARGLSSSPSFVAWLATRGLIRTAVAVVENVADGETPRPHLGFLAPKAGFRTRSERGRLLVDPKSYEEYDAFADAVDSVDAPGCARALRVLAPLLEAAHKELGHPEGGFPATLERAFVALLQTPVLAGDVPVVRHATTYEFAEGKLEALTPAQKQFLRIGPRNMKKVQAKLRELARALDVPDTRLPPPPPGR, from the coding sequence ATGCCTGATCTGGACGACTTCGATCTCGACCGGACAGCTAAGGACGCGGGGGCGCCCCCGCCCCCGGAGCCTTGGGGCGGGCCCCGGCCGGCCCTGCCCCTCACGGCCTGGGTGGCGGGACTCGGTCTTCTCATCGCAGGGATCTCTGCGCTGCTCTACTTCTTCCTCCCCCGGCCCCACGCCCCCTCCCCCGCTCCCCCGCCCACCCCCACTGCCGCCTCCCCCTCTCCCGGCGCTCCCTCGCCGGAATCGATTCCGCTCCCTGCCTTGGACGCTAGCGACGCGCTCGTGCGTGAGCTCGCTCGGGGTCTGTCCTCGAGCCCCTCCTTCGTGGCCTGGCTCGCAACCCGCGGACTCATTAGGACCGCAGTGGCCGTGGTCGAGAACGTGGCCGACGGCGAGACGCCCCGGCCCCATTTGGGCTTCCTGGCTCCCAAAGCCGGTTTCCGCACGCGCTCCGAGCGCGGTCGGCTCCTCGTAGACCCCAAGAGCTACGAGGAATACGATGCCTTCGCCGACGCCGTGGACTCCGTGGACGCCCCGGGGTGTGCGCGGGCGCTCCGTGTCCTCGCCCCCCTCTTGGAGGCCGCGCACAAGGAGCTGGGCCATCCGGAGGGCGGCTTCCCCGCCACCCTGGAACGTGCGTTCGTCGCCCTCCTCCAGACCCCGGTACTGGCGGGCGACGTGCCCGTGGTCCGACATGCCACGACCTACGAGTTCGCGGAGGGGAAGCTGGAGGCCTTGACCCCGGCCCAGAAGCAGTTCCTTCGCATCGGTCCCCGCAACATGAAGAAGGTCCAGGCAAAACTCAGAGAGCTCGCGCGGGCCCTCGACGTCCCGGACACCAGGCTTCCCCCGCCGCCCCCCGGACGGTGA
- a CDS encoding carbohydrate kinase family protein, translating into MGPDLVVLGNLLVDDLVFPDGRTRMSEPGGAILYAALGAALWGLPTGLVSWRGRDYPAWALEAVATRGVELEGVHDLGRPGARTWLLYEGTRRQIVHRLDRPSHAEVSPTADRIPAAWREARAFHLAPMPFAVQKALVDSLSSREGAFLSLDPFLLLRRETLPLFREVLARVDAFFLSEDEMELEGAREDPRPALRSLTGGRLRYVVFKRGLRGGLLLDVRGDRFVEWAARGEAVDPTGAGDAFAGGLLAGWLQGDPLERALQRGIVAASFAIADWGPTGLLGATPERARIRLGEWSPP; encoded by the coding sequence GTGGGCCCGGACCTGGTCGTGCTTGGCAACCTGCTCGTGGACGATCTGGTCTTCCCGGACGGGCGCACGCGCATGAGCGAGCCCGGGGGGGCGATCCTTTACGCGGCCCTGGGGGCGGCCCTCTGGGGGCTCCCTACCGGCCTGGTGAGCTGGCGCGGCCGCGACTACCCCGCTTGGGCCCTGGAAGCGGTGGCCACCCGCGGAGTCGAGCTTGAAGGCGTGCACGACCTCGGCCGCCCGGGCGCCCGCACCTGGCTCCTCTACGAGGGGACCCGGCGCCAGATCGTGCACCGTCTGGACCGTCCCTCCCATGCCGAGGTCTCCCCCACCGCCGATCGCATTCCCGCCGCTTGGAGGGAGGCGCGCGCCTTCCATTTGGCCCCCATGCCGTTCGCCGTCCAGAAGGCGCTCGTGGACTCGCTCTCCTCGCGCGAAGGAGCGTTTCTCTCTCTCGATCCCTTCCTCCTGCTCCGCCGGGAGACGCTTCCCCTCTTCCGGGAAGTGCTGGCGCGGGTGGATGCCTTCTTCCTGAGCGAGGACGAGATGGAGCTCGAGGGCGCCCGGGAAGATCCCCGACCCGCCCTCCGCTCCTTGACGGGGGGACGGCTGCGCTACGTGGTCTTCAAGCGTGGGCTCCGGGGAGGGCTGCTCCTCGACGTCCGCGGGGACCGTTTCGTGGAATGGGCGGCCCGGGGAGAAGCCGTGGACCCCACGGGGGCGGGGGACGCTTTCGCGGGAGGTCTGCTCGCCGGTTGGCTCCAGGGCGACCCCCTGGAGCGCGCGCTCCAGCGGGGCATCGTGGCCGCCAGCTTCGCCATCGCGGACTGGGGTCCGACAGGATTGCTGGGAGCCACGCCGGAGCGGGCCCGGATCCGGCTGGGAGAGTGGTCCCCACCGTGA
- a CDS encoding cereblon family protein, protein MEDRPRQRLSSLPLPLSVAAAAEGRGQHPLPGAPQAILDPAFRDPRRAAAKWWDRGAVSGERLCLRARADRRAETVAPVPGRGEAKDEDRILACARCRFPVTTHAARIEMAGGHEHGFVNPAGIHYHIGCFARAEGLIPVGEPSPYWSWFPPYRWQIEHCPRCQEHLGWLFSRADSQFHGLILDRLEEMRP, encoded by the coding sequence ATGGAGGATCGTCCTCGACAGCGGCTGTCCTCCCTGCCGTTGCCCCTGAGCGTGGCCGCCGCCGCGGAAGGGAGGGGGCAGCATCCCCTCCCCGGCGCGCCGCAAGCAATACTCGACCCCGCCTTTCGCGACCCGCGCCGGGCGGCCGCAAAATGGTGGGACCGGGGTGCGGTCTCTGGGGAGCGCCTTTGCCTTCGGGCGCGAGCCGACCGGCGGGCGGAGACTGTCGCACCGGTGCCCGGTCGTGGGGAGGCCAAGGACGAGGATCGGATCCTGGCCTGCGCCCGCTGCCGGTTTCCCGTCACCACCCACGCGGCGCGGATAGAGATGGCGGGCGGGCACGAGCACGGGTTCGTGAACCCCGCCGGCATCCACTACCACATCGGTTGCTTCGCCCGGGCAGAGGGGTTGATCCCGGTCGGAGAGCCGAGCCCGTACTGGAGCTGGTTTCCCCCCTACCGTTGGCAGATCGAGCACTGCCCGCGCTGCCAGGAACACCTGGGCTGGCTCTTCAGCAGAGCGGATTCCCAGTTCCACGGGCTCATCCTTGACCGCCTGGAGGAGATGAGGCCCTAA